One window of the Pedobacter ginsengisoli genome contains the following:
- a CDS encoding porin family protein, giving the protein MKTNKFYLMIAIIMVSISVKAQQSGVNFGLKAGINYATLPTSFKEVKEKEGKAGYNIGVFARVGDALYFQPELNYTAFKSEYSYNSKVYTPKFKQVNIPLMVGYKIINTEALNFRISAGPDLSYSLNKAAGPAQFDYKKFTAGGVVNAGVDIGSLTIDARYSRGLTKINKGLDEKTGIFNLSVGFKIF; this is encoded by the coding sequence ATGAAAACAAACAAGTTCTATTTAATGATTGCAATAATCATGGTAAGTATTTCAGTAAAAGCGCAACAATCTGGTGTTAATTTTGGACTAAAAGCCGGAATTAATTATGCAACATTGCCAACCAGTTTTAAAGAAGTAAAAGAGAAGGAAGGTAAAGCGGGTTATAATATTGGTGTTTTTGCCCGAGTTGGCGATGCATTGTATTTTCAGCCGGAGTTAAATTATACTGCCTTTAAAAGCGAGTATTCTTACAATTCAAAAGTATACACCCCTAAATTTAAACAGGTTAATATCCCTTTAATGGTAGGTTACAAAATCATTAATACAGAGGCATTGAACTTTAGAATATCTGCAGGGCCTGATTTAAGTTATTCTCTAAATAAAGCCGCCGGACCAGCCCAGTTCGATTATAAAAAGTTTACAGCCGGTGGTGTAGTTAATGCAGGTGTTGATATAGGGAGTTTAACTATTGATGCCAGATACAGCAGGGGGCTAACAAAGATTAATAAAGGCCTTGATGAGAAAACAGGGATATTTAATCTTTCAGTAGGTTTTAAAATATTCTAA